A genomic window from Silene latifolia isolate original U9 population chromosome 11, ASM4854445v1, whole genome shotgun sequence includes:
- the LOC141611643 gene encoding H/ACA ribonucleoprotein complex subunit 4, whose protein sequence is MAEVDVSRSDKKKKSKSKQNDTADETVTAEIDTSTFDFLIKPSQITPPTDTSEWPILLKNYNRLNVRTGHYTPLPSGFSPLKRPLTEYIRYGVLNLDKPANPSSHEVVAWIKRILKVEKTGHSGTLDPKVTGNLIVCIERATRLVKSQQGAGKEYVCVARLHSGVPDVAKVARALETLTGAVFQRPPLISAVKRQLRIRTIYESKLLEYDADRHLVVFWISCEAGTYVRTLCVHLGLLLGVGGHMQELRRVRSGINGEKDNMVTMHDVMDAQWMYENYRDESYLRRVIMPLEVLLTSYKRLVVKDSAVNAICYGAKLMIPGLLRFENDVEVGEEVVLMTTKGEAIALGIAEMTTAVMATCDHGTVAKIKRVIMDRDTYPRKWGLGPKASMKKKLISEGKLDKHGKPNEKTPSEWARNMPLPTGGDAVVAKIAASADDAVKVDGEVAVEEKEKKHKRKLEEVDAVSPADAAKKVKVDEEVDVGSEKKDKKKKKKKEEAEEASPEVKSSSKKEKKKKDKEEKKSEASDEEKSEKKKKKKKSKDVENGDDAPVEAEEESRSEKKKDKKEKKKKKDKDGDEE, encoded by the coding sequence ATGGCGGAAGTCGATGTTTCTCGCTCCGACAAGAAGAAGAAGTCAAAGTCCAAGCAAAATGATACCGCTGATGAAACCGTCACTGCTGAAATTGACACTTCAACCTTCGATTTCTTAATCAAACCGTCTCAAATCACCCCACCTACTGACACTTCTGAGTGGCCGATTCTACTGAAGAACTACAACCGTCTCAACGTCCGTACCGGTCACTACACTCCTCTGCCTTCTGGGTTTTCGCCATTGAAGCGGCCATTAACGGAGTATATAAGGTATGGTGTTCTTAACCTTGATAAACCTGCGAATCCCTCGTCTCACGAGGTTGTTGCTTGGATTAAAAGGATTCTTAAGGTTGAGAAAACGGGTCATAGTGGTACACTTGACCCGAAAGTCACTGGTAATTTAATTGTTTGTATTGAACGGGCGACCCGTTTAGTGAAATCGCAGCAAGGTGCTGGAAAAGAGTATGTTTGTGTTGCTAGGTTGCATTCTGGTGTACCCGATGTTGCGAAAGTAGCGAGGGCGTTAGAGACCTTGACTGGTGCTGTGTTTCAGCGTCCGCCGTTGATTTCGGCGGTGAAGCGACAACTTAGGATTAGGACAATTTATGAGAGTAAGTTGTTGGAGTATGATGCCGATAGGCATTTGGTTGTGTTTTGGATTAGTTGTGAGGCGGGTACGTATGTGAGGACTCTGTGTGTTCATTTAGGGTTGTTGCTTGGTGTTGGTGGGCATATGCAGGAACTGAGACGGGTGCGGTCTGGTATTAATGGTGAAAAGGATAATATGGTGACAATGCATGATGTTATGGATGCTCAGTGGATGTATGAGAATTATAGGGATGAGAGTTATTTAAGGCGGGTTATTATGCCTTTGGAGGTGTTGTTGACGAGTTATAAGAGGTTGGTTGTTAAGGATTCGGCTGTGAATGCGATATGTTATGGTGCTAAGTTGATGATTCCGGGGTTGTTAAGGTTTGAGAATGATGTTGAGGTTGGTGAGGAGGTTGTGCTTATGACTACTAAAGGTGAGGCGATTGCGCTTGGGATTGCTGAGATGACCACTGCTGTTATGGCGACTTGTGATCACGGGACTGTGGCCAAGATTAAGAGGGTTATTATGGATAGGGATACTTATCCTAGGAAGTGGGGGCTTGGGCCAAAGGCGAGTATGAAGAAGAAGTTGATTTCTGAGGGGAAGTTGGATAAGCATGGGAAGCCGAATGAGAAGACTCCGAGTGAGTGGGCGAGGAATATGCCTTTGCCTACTGGTGGTGATGCTGTGGTTGCTAAAATTGCTGCCTCGGCTGATGATGCAGTCAAGGTGGATGGAGAGGTGGCTGTTgaggagaaggagaagaagcaCAAGAGGAAGTTGGAGGAGGTTGATGCTGTTAGCCCTGCTGATGCTGCCAAGAAGGTGAAggttgatgaggaagttgatgtcgGGAGTGAGAAGAAAgacaagaaaaagaagaagaaaaaggaggaGGCCGAGGAAGCCTCTCCTGAAGTGAAGTCATCATCCAAGaaggaaaagaagaagaaagacaAAGAGGAGAAGAAGTCTGAGGCTTCGGATGAGGAAAAGtccgaaaagaagaaaaagaagaagaagagcaaggaTGTGGAAAATGGCGATGATGCCCCTGTAGAGGCAGAGGAAGAAAGCAGGAGCGAGAAAAAGAAAgacaagaaggagaagaagaaaaagaaggatAAAGATGGTGATGaagaatga